The DNA segment TGTGTGCAGTGGTCATTACAGGAGATGCTGAAAATCTCTTGAAGACATGTCTACACACGACGCTGCATCTTGTTAAACACTCGGCGGAGGGTTGCTGGAGTTATCCGTGCAGTGTGCAGTATAATGGCCCCTCTGCGACTTCCGCAGTGTGTTGTTCTCATACAGCCGTCCTTTGAGTGCACGCCACGGACGTTATCAGACGAACCACAGGTCTTGCGTTATCATATCGCACGTGGAACTGCAATGTCATTCAAAGTTATCCTCACAATATTGTTCATTTCCTGACTGCACAGTTACTTTTTGGACGCCGTGCACGACGCTGACTGCACCCACATACCTGCTGCCGGGGTACGGCGTCTTGATACGATCCCGCGCCGAGCGCTGCACCGAAGCGAACATCGCGGCGACGACGTCGCACTGGGCGTCGTCGATTAAGGACAGCACAAGGGAGCCGCCGTCATCGACCTGCATTGACGCCTCGCCAGTGCAGCCGGTGCCCCCGCCGTCGCGGTTCGCAGTGAACGGGAGCTGTGGGGACGTGGGTTGCAAAGACGGCTCCTGCGAAGCGCTGGACGACACCTCGGGTGAGGGGGTCGGATCGGAAGTGGACGAGGCCTCACGGCTCGCGTTGTCCGCCGGCGATGGCAGCGGCGGCTCCGGCTGTTGCTGTTGTGttaccgcagcagcagcagtgtcgCTTCCGAGGCCGAGTGGCTGCTCGGGTGGTGCGATGCCGGCGACCGGTGTTTTAGCTCCAGCTTGAAAAGGAACACCGGACGAAAATTCTGCAGAGAGACGAACGGGGTACGGGCTCACGCAGAGAGCCGCTTCCACTTATAGTATAGGGGGTGAGACAGCTGTCGGGACTCCTCTGTATTTCGGCGGCCGTCCGTGCCTGCCTGCCCACCCGTCCGTCTACACCGTCCAGACaaagacacagacagacagactgtctgtctgtctgtcgacggacggacggacggatccTGAAAGTGCGTGAAGAATCCTAAGAAGGCTAACGCATTAATACCTGggtgtacacataaacgaaggtaATACCAACTCCAACATCCGTCAAGATATTCTAAGAGAAAAgcggaagcggaatgcagcaataatggaACAAACAGCAGTTTGGGGCTACAATAAATGATGCAATTTCACCCGTTTATAATATATGTGGTGTGGTGCGAAAATTTTTCAAAGGAGTAATGGTGTCAGtgataacgttcgcaaatgccattttgTGCTTAAAAGCAGATGTCTTGTCGGGATTAGAAGTTAGCCAAATGTCTAAGGGCCAATTGATATCGGCGCCCATGGCAAAACCACAAGTGAAGCAGTCTAGGGTGACATGGCGTGGGCTTCTgatgaagtcagagaagcgcagagcaaaatttagttttaagaaagactcaggaacatgaataAAAGTAATATCTTAGAATATGTGTAGCGCACGTTCGCAACGGCGtaccacaccgcagcacgccatactgtgcactggtccatatggacgctgcccagctagaagaaaagcGGCTGAAGGCGacacgacaggcagcgaaagacgccagaGAGACAGAGCGCACTGCTCAGCTAGAAAAAGAAATGCGCCTGAAGCATCTCTCGAGGCCACGCAAGACCCGCGCcacggaactcacggaccgctgacgttcaaaagagcacaggaaACCCTGTCTCAGCACCCAAAGATGACAATGGAGTGCATGGTGACCTGCActtgccttttgaacgtcgctatcgTGAACGAActttaggaagaactcggaagcaatatttttgtaacttgtttgggcagtaactatagcgcatgtaatgtggtcctgcacaaagggttgggggccagaggccgcattttcttaacttttgacaggttgcccggatgatctcgttttgttctcgcaacgatgtcCAGATGTTCTTGTTTGAGtacccggataacggctctggcttttggagCAAGGTcgcttgaaggtcgccgacagcgggagctaaaagcatttaaTGCTTAAAAAACCTCGATGGATGTTATAAATACGACAAGAAATAAATCAGGTATAATTAAAGGGGAGTGCCTGGCTATAGCACAAAGGGGGTGCCTGGCTATTTGAGGCCCGACCTTGGGAGCCTGAGGAGAAATACATACCGGAGCAATTATTCACAACAAGACGGGGCATGTGTCCACTGCAGCAATTAGTTCGGAAACACCTCAATATATCGTATTGGAGTGATAAAATATTCACCCAGTAAGGCCCATAGGAAAAGTCCACCTTCCAGAATTAAGCACTGGGATTCAAAGCTGATGGAAGCAATagctggtcagcagtcgagataagcaagaaacgttTAGAGTATGGGTGAAAAGAGCAGGAAAATATTGATAGAACCGGTGTCGTTGTGGGCTGCGATTACCGTACAATATATAGATATTGTATTGTATAGATAGAtttactactggccgagacttgctgcgGTCGTTAAACATTATGTTCAGACGTGTCTGAATTGCCAGGGCCGCAAACCGActtccgtcaagccagccggccttctgcaccctgttcaagtacctgccacaccatttgcgcaagtaggcatggattttctgggccccttcccaacgtctactaccggcaacaggtggataatcgtcgccgcggattatctcactagatatgccgagacaagtgctctgcgacggggaacagcagataaagcggcgcaattttttcttgaatccatcgttttaagacatggcgCCCCGGCAGCagtcatcacggacagaggtactgcgttcatggccaagtttttggacatcgttctacgtttaagtggaaccgcccaccggaagaccacggcctatcgccctcaaacaaacgggctgacggaacgactcaacaggacactggctgacatgataagcatgtgcgtcgatgtagagcacaagaactgggacgaggttttgccctatgtcaccttcgcgtacaatacggctcgtcaagagaccactcgCAAGACAATATACAGGTATTAACGGAGAGAAAAAGATAGAAAGGAGAtgggcaaaatgctagactgctaTGTATGCATACAATACTTATTCCcaggggtgtgcaaatagtgatttttgagaccgaatcgaataggaatcAATAGTGCCAGAAACGGATCGAATTGAATATAGAGTAGTTTTCGAATAAGGAACAGCCGTTCACAACCTAGTATATTTAAATCTAGCAAGTTTCTGTCAATACacagtacgttatgaagcgttgtttattaaaagcataaatggagcattaggaacaaacacgtatagtttcttcgcatgcacagggctatTCACAGAGTGCGAATGAAGGCTGTAATGTGCCCAAAGTATGGCTAGTTAAGCGACGTGGCGTGCCGCACTACGCAAGCTCTCATTTTTATGTTTACACCATGCCCACGGGGGTGAAAACTTACTGTGattttgcttcaattttatgtttGATTGGGCGCAGCTGACGTTTTgaattattcgaaaagtatttgaaaaatattcgcatgtacgaatagtgactattcgattcgaaggcAGAATCGTAGATATTCGCCCACAATTACTGGTTACCTAAAGCAGGCTGTCactgtcgccgccccgtttcgaagtAGATGTCAGGGATGAGCCCAATCATTTTTATCATCTAACGTTGGCGTCTCCTGCAAACCGGTATTCCGAAAAGTGCAATACGTTTACAGGCAAGTCAAAGCTCCCTACTAGATGAAGAAACGCGCAACGCTTTTGTGGCATTACCGTGAAGCTGTTGATCGTCGCCGTCCGACCGGTGCGGCTTGAAGCGCTCCCCGCTGATCCGCACGACGGGCGGCGGGGTCAGGGGTGGCGGAGTAGCATCCACAGTGCGATCCATCGACGGGAAGTAGTCCGCCCTCACGTCCTCCAGCTGACGCGCCGGCGTCGACATCTGCGACTCTTCGCATGGCATAGGCATCGGGGACAGAGAAGAGTGCAGGAACTTCTGCAGGGCTCCGGGACTAGCGATCCGATGCCGGGCCCCGGGTGAACCGCGGGACACGTCCGATTCGGACCACAGCCGGAGCTTGACgaatggctgaaaaaaaaaaaagaagtgtggcGCACTTGGTTACCGGAAGCTGCACACAGATTTCTTCAGTCATGCCACATGCTCCGAAACATGATTTCGGTCTCTGGGTGTTCTCTGGGGTTATCATTTTGGACAATGACAATTAGACTTTATAGCTGGAACTTGGAGACAGCTGAGCCATTTGCGGCGCTTCTGGCGAATAGGAAACACTATGGAAGAACAGTGACAAAGGTTTATAAAAGGCACAGAACAAAGGTAaaagtgacgtgcttggcgaAATCCACCACCTACGCCGTTTCAAAGGGTTACCATCCATCTCATTCCATCCATCTCATCCGATTCATCCCATCGCCCACACAATCCATCCGTCCGTTCATCGACCTGTCCAACCAGCCAGTCACCCAACTGCCACGGCCGGCTCCGTATACTTGCCTGGTaaaggaagcactgcaccaggtcGACAAATTGCGCGGGCATGTAGGTGAGCACGGCGTTGACGGTGCGCTCCGCGGGGTAGCCGCACGAATAGACGCACTCAGGCGTGACATCGGTGACGGCGAGGCAGGTGCAGCTCGCCAACACGTCGGGCGGTCCCACGTACCAGCGGGTGGTGTGGCAGTTCCACAGTGTGCGGAAAGCGTTCACGTAACCCAGCGAGTAGTCGTCGAACACGTCCCGGCTCACGCAGCTCAGCGTCTCCTTGACGGCGATGCCCGCAGAGTGGAGCTGGCTTAGGGGAGTCCTGCAGCCAACGTGCATCACGTCATTTGTGAAAACCAGTTtcattgaattgaattgagcATATTAGTGCTTCAGTTAACACAAGAAGAAAAGCAATATTATTAGCCAAAGGCTAGTTATGGATGTATGATCAAACGTAGCACGTGAAAACAGCAATTCAAGGTGGCGCAGTCGACAACCGTGAAATGTAAGAAAAGCGCAAATTATAATCGGCTAATTTAGCATTAACAAAGGATGGTTTGCAACGAGTTTTGAACCGCAGTTGACAAATTAGCCAAACGAAACCGACCGAATGCACCTGTGGTCATTGGGTTATATTCTGGGAACTCCTAAACGAGAGAGTTTCCTAAAATAAAATGCAGAAATCGTCGaccatcaaatcaaatcaaatcagtttatttcagcatcagatgagacagtacaacagtcacaacagtgataCTGTGGGGTGAAAGCAAAAAGCCACCAAGGCTTGACAAGGGCTTTCACACCATTTAGCACTTGGCAATGCAGGCGCAGAGCCAAACGCTTCTAGAAAACTATTCGCCGCGTTAAAGGAATGATCctcttgaaggcgtatatttgttgccaTTATGATGTTTAGGTATCCTTTGTCGTTTGCTTTCGTAATTCTGTGAAAGAGAGCCGTTAACCTGCACATTAGTAGCGGTGTTGGAGCCCTCCCCTGCAGCCGTCACAGGGGGAGAGGATTGACGGGGAAGGAGGAGGCCCGTCCTTGCCGAGCGCTCCAATTACCTAACATATCAGACGCGCTAAATCTCTCGCGCGACATCACTTTCAGAGTTAGTTCCGCCCATAGCCCTTACGAGAGAAGTCGACATAGAAACGGCAGGATGGAGGAAAATAATAGTCCTGGTTTAAACAGGTTAGACAAAAAGCACCAGATTACATTTCGCGCGCTTAGATGGGAGCCTGCATATAAgaactttcgctttatttcttgGTAGGTTTTGCTGAAGCTTACTGAGTTTATGTATTTTATATGTGCTAAGTTTATATATAAAGTCAATTTTCTGGCATAGCAAATATTTTTTAGGAAATGAAAACTAATGATAACTTATCTGGAGGTGGGTTCTTACTAAACTATATACGGCGAAATAAATCACATTATAAGACGATCTTGAGTGATCAGAATATGCATTGCTACAAAAATGGATGCTTTAGACTCATTTGAACCAAAGTTACAACGTGTTAAACTTTTTAAAGTATGAACCCAAAGTACGAACACCcaggaaaaatgtttttttttgggggAAAATTTCTGGCACAATGTTCGTTTATATTATATGTTTACTGCAATCTCGATTTGCCTACCTGTCTGACAAAATAATTATTGCAATAGGATAAATTAAACCATAGATATCACTGGAAAATGGTGACACCACCAGAAGTGATGTTTGAGAAAATGACGAAAACCATTTCACAACGTGTTGTTGGTGACTATGGAAAAGGCGCAAATCAAGCAAGAATAAATGCTTTACACCAATCAGGAGCAAAGGGAGGCAAAAAGAAAAGGCGTTTTCAAGCAACCAGGAAAGCCGTAATAACACCGTGGGCCAATGAGAACTGATGGCGGATTTGATAATATCGCGTTTGATATGACAATGCTCAGAATAGCCCTTCCGCTTCGATGAAGAAcccaaaaattggaggacgcttaagcttcgcctttaagagtagaacgcgatagcgttatcggaacc comes from the Dermacentor silvarum isolate Dsil-2018 chromosome 9, BIME_Dsil_1.4, whole genome shotgun sequence genome and includes:
- the LOC119463876 gene encoding uncharacterized protein LOC119463876; translated protein: MPMPCEESQMSTPARQLEDVRADYFPSMDRTVDATPPPLTPPPVVRISGERFKPHRSDGDDQQLHEFSSGVPFQAGAKTPVAGIAPPEQPLGLGSDTAAAAVTQQQQPEPPLPSPADNASREASSTSDPTPSPEVSSSASQEPSLQPTSPQLPFTANRDGGGTGCTGEASMQVDDGGSLVLSLIDDAQCDVVAAMFASVQRSARDRIKTPYPGSSVVRVMQPRAEILAIEYKPPPPVTQQLQFQPRGPEPWSPRSPYHTGIRALPPNAMDLISPPDEEDTFAAMTPPGEHSRSPIDSALQVEVVSEGGAPGDSALHDSPMLPEASAPPPMHMSEPYAEHLEMLRSRGQLEPEAEDDTPRRKDSFDELSLTSVDPTQEEGVRRRAPGAKRDQEDRHD